One Fulvia fulva chromosome 12, complete sequence genomic region harbors:
- a CDS encoding UPF0589 protein, protein MATNNNLYWRRQVAEISSKPCWICYKPTSCCLATPDSGATDFFYICPGHLTDSKFAIAKDAIDLETKKRDAEIEAEIQLLKKEFDEKMKKKLERRKNKEAEKAGEKPEKEAKKEEVDDEMEKKEQEEKLKGLEKKKEPEKAKIEGPRIFELHKQFYTMRLQKKSDAEQAKRRQQVVRSGGGFPIVPRGDPGAVG, encoded by the coding sequence ATGGCAACCAACAACAACCTCTACTGGCGCCGCCAAGTCGCCGAAATCTCCTCCAAACCCTGCTGGATCTGCTACAAACCCACCTCATGCTGCCTCGCAACCCCCGACAGCGGAGCCACCGATTTCTTCTACATCTGCCCCGGCCACTTGACAGACTCCAAATTCGCCATCGCCAAAGACGCCATCGACCTCGAAACGAAGAAACGCGATGCCGAAATCGAAGCCGAAATCCAACTTCTCAAAAAGGAATTCGACGAGAAGATGAAGAAGAAGCTGGAGCGTCGGAAGAACAAAGAGGCCGAGAAGGCGGGCGAGAAGCCGGAGAAAGAGGCGAAGAAGGAAGAGGTTGATGATGAAATGGAGAAGAAAGAGCAGGAGGAGAAGCTGAAGGGGttggagaagaagaaggagcCCGAGAAGGCGAAGATTGAGGGACCGAGGATATTCGAGCTGCATAAGCAGTTCTATACTATGAGGCTGCAGAAGAAGAGCGATGCGGAGCAGGCGAAGAGACGGCAGCAGGTGGTGCGGAGTGGTGGTGGTTTCCCCATCGTGCCGAGGGGTGACCCAGGAGCCGTGGGTTGA
- a CDS encoding putative argininosuccinate lyase: MAQHDAPAQGKLWGGRFTGGTDPVMTQYNESIYFDRAFYSHDIRGSIAFARANQKTGLLTEHEFSEIERGFMEVLREWDENKFVIHPGVDEDIHTANERRLGEIVGKDIAGKLHTGRSRNDQVATDMRLWLRHQLENLESYLIAFLTVIAARAEKEIEHVMPGYTHLQRAQPIRWSHWMLLYGSFFASDLERLREVRKRINKSPLGCGALAGNPFSIDRDAIAQELGFDGLIMNSMAGVGDRDFVIETMQWGTMLMTHLSRWAEDLIIYSTGEFGFVKLSDTYSTGSSLMPQKKNPDSLELIRGKSGRAFGHMTGLMMSVKGIPSTYNKDLQESVEPLLDHIKTVGDSVQIATGVLSTLSIFPENMKKSLSPDMLATDLADYLVRKGVPFRETHHISGQVVQLSENENVPMDTLTFEQLQSVDSRFEKDVLEVFDYQKSVEMRSASGGTSRSAVLEQIEAIKKTLGAS, encoded by the exons ATGGCACAGCACGACGCGCCCGCCCAGGGCAAACTTTGGGGCGGCCGCTTCACCGGCGGTACCGACCCCGTCATGACTCAATACAACGAGTCCATCTACTTCGATCGCGCCTTCTACTCACACGACATTCGTGGAAGCATTGCATTTGCACGCGCGAACCAGAAAACAGGACTGCTGACAGAGCACGAATTCTCTGAAATTGAGCGCGGTTTCATGGAAGTTCTTCGAGAATGGGACGAGAATAAGTTTGTCATTCACCCAGGCGTCGATGAGGATATTCACACTGCTAATGAGAGGCGCTTGGGTGAGATTGTTGGCAAGGACATTGCAGGCAAGTTGCATACTGGCCGAAGCAGGAACGACCAGGTGGCAACTGATATGAGGTTGTGGTTGAGGCATCAGCTGGAGAACCTGGAAAGTTACCTCATCGCATTCTTGACG GTCATCGCGGCGCGAGCTGAGAAGGAAATCGAGCACGTCATGCCAGGCTACACACATCTCCAACGCGCACAGCCGATCCGCTGGAGCCACTGGATGCTCCTCTACGGCTCTTTCTTCGCCTCAGATCTCGAGAGACTGCGAGAAGTACGCAAGAGAATCAACAAATCACCACTCGGATGCGGCGCCCTAGCAGGCAACCCTTTCAGCATCGATCGCGACGCAATCGCGCAGGAACTTGGCTTCGACGGCTTGATCATGAACTCCATGGCTGGAGTGGGCGATCGCGACTTCGTCATTGAGACAATGCAGTGGGGAACTATGCTCATGACACATCTCTCCCGCTGGGCAGAAGATCTCATCATTTACAGCACTGGCGAGTTCGGCTTCGTCAAGCTGTCAGACACATACTCTACTGGATCATCGCTCATGCCGCAGAAGAAGAACCCAGATTCACTTGAGCTCATCCGTGGCAAATCTGGCCGTGCTTTTGGACACATGACGGGTCTCATGATGTCTGTCAAGGGTATTCCATCGACGTACAACAAGGATCTACAGGAGTCTGTTGAGCCACTGCTGGATCACATCAAGACTGTCGGCGACAGCGTACAGATTGCCACGGGTGTCCTCTCGACACTGTCAATCTTCCCCGAGAACATGAAGAAGTCCCTGTCTCCGGATATGCTCGCCACCGACCTTGCAGACTACCTCGTTCGAAAGGGCGTACCTTTCCGCGAAACGCATCACATTTCAG GCCAAGTAGTCCAACTCTCTGAAAACGAGAACGTTCCAATG GATACGCTAACCTTCGAGCAACTCCAAAGCGTCGACTCTCGATTTGAAAAAGACGTTCTAGAAGTTTTCGACTACCAAAAGAGCGTAGAAATGCGAAGCGCATCAGGCGGTACCAGTCGCTCCGCGGTACTGGAGCAGATCGAAGCCATCAAGAAGACTCTCGGGGCGTCTTAG
- a CDS encoding Ubiquitin conjugation factor E4, with translation MADSTQSDADKIRAKRLAKLGGPASSSTTTPPAPAAENEQPAPATAPQASDATAESDPAIASQRANYFAQMPAKAPEPKSTTPQITVKPAPRPASPAKRERDGSEKAQSRTVSRSERPPESIEKWQDRNLRQIYRVTLKPEEVTDGHGNKLIFLSNTKEELEEADSPLMLDVNGSDGILSEAAGQAPGGKVFEYFLQCFKRVSRAIRGSKYDGPDDPKHGILKEARRFCMSYCIFAVTMPDMFENNASTSNPLVAHLKADPECEVGICTDFLNEATSRFEEDDSIKEAVVGAAEELSRQLAKQDMLGDYQNYVRGLRNLLRYPKIVDAVTESPLWAPGDVAAQEIETKTILGPFFRISPAQQDVANSYFSAPRTRDSGFVRNGQNAIRMTLRTHQHELFEITNSIVKSGPVSRGRILDWLAICVNKNHKKRAMRPDPRIISTDGFMINVTNVLDQLCDPFMDARFGKIEKIDVAYLRRNPRVDISDETKINADQKAADEFYADKVDGTNNFISEVFFLTVAAHHYGTEAAQEQIGPMRKTIKRGEEELKAMEAERHKYVNDPRYLAKYEESLQRYKNHLDNMASRIHATEGILLDDLNQARSMQFMRYVIVWLLRLATGQNLPTAQLQLPLPETQADVFRFLPEYFLEDIVDNFKFITRHMPNIITPQQSEELVQVCITFLRSTEYVKNPGVKSGLVTILFTGVYPWGHNRRGILGDQLIGSSFAHKHLLHALMKFYIEAENTGTHTQFYDKFNIRFEIFQVIKCIWVNTIYRENLAKEARVNTEFFVRFVNMIVNDVNFVLDESLGSLRKINELTKELADPVHMQGLSEEQRKEKQELLDDQKGKARSYMGLTTESMETLVLFTETLPDSFTAKEIVTRLVDMLDYNLMTLVGPKSKDLKVDNMQEEYKFNPRQLLSDFITVYVNLGEKQNFIEAIADDDRSYKPEHFDKAANIMKDKAMKSPEELRAWERLGKKIAEVKQAKADEEEDLGEIPEEFLDPLIGDLLTDPVYLPTSRTTVNRSTIRQQLLNVPEDPFNRMHLTMDQVVAVPEVLEKIEKWKAERRAEKAEKMDTT, from the exons ATGGCGGACTCCACACAATCCGATGCCGACAAG ATCCGTGCAAAGCGCCTGGCCAAGCTGGGTGGTCCGGCATCATCTAGCACGACAACACCTCCCGCGCCAGCAGCAGAGAACGAGCAGCCCGCACCAGCGACAGCGCCACAGGCCAGTGATGCCACAGCAGAGAGCGATCCAGCGATCGCCAGCCAACGAGCCAATTACTTTGCCCAGATGCCCGCGAAAGCGCCCGAGCCGAAGTCGACAACCCCTCAAATCACTGTCAAGCCCGCTCCCCGACCGGCGTCACCAGCGAAGCGAGAACGAGATGGATCGGAGAAGGCACAGTCGAGGACGGTATCACGAAGCGAGCGACCTCCGGAGAGCATCGAGAAGTGGCAGGACAGGAATCTACGGCAGATCTACCGGGTCACACTGAAGCCGGAAGAAGTGACTGACGGGCATGGCAACAAGCTGATCTTCCTGAGCAACACTAAGGAAGAGCTGGAGGAAGCAGACTCGCCGCTGATGCTGGATGTCAACGGCTCAGATGGGATTTTATCAGAAGCAGCTGGACAGGCGCCGGGTGGCAAGGTTTTCGAATACTTCCTGCAGTGCTTCAAGCGCGTTTCTCGAGCAATCCGAGGCTCCAAGTACGATGGACCGGACGATCCGAAGCATGGCATCTTGAAAGAGGCAAGGAGATTCTGCATGAGCTACTGCATCTTTGCAGTCACGATGCCTGACATGTTCGAGAACAACGCGTCCACGTCCAATCCGTTGGTCGCCCACCTGAAGGCAGATCCGGAATGCGAGGTTGGTATTTGCACCGACTTCCTGAACGAGGCAACATCACGCTTCGAAGAGGACGACTCCATTAAAGAGGCGGTGGTAGGAGCAGCGGAAGAGCTGAGCAGACAGCTGGCGAAGCAGGACATGCTCGGAGACTATCAGAATTACGTTCGTGGGCTGAGAAATCTGCTAAGATACCCTAAGATCGTGGATGCAGTGACGGAATCGCCGCTGTGGGCACCAGGAGACGTTGCAGCACAGGAGATTGAGACGAAGACGATACTTGGTCCGTTCTTCCGGATATCACCCGCACAGCAAGACGTGGCAAACAGCTATTTCTCGGCGCCCAGGACAAGAGATTCAGGCTTTGTCAGAAATGGGCAGAACGCTATTCGCATGACCCTACGGACACACCAACATGAGCTCTTCGAGATTACCAACAGCATCGTCAAGTCAGGACCAGTCTCTCGCGGCCGGATACTGGACTGGCTCGCAATCTGTGTGAACAAGAACCACAAGAAGCGCGCGATGCGTCCTGATCCTCGCATCATCTCGACTGATGGGTTCATGATAAACGTCACGAATGTCCTCGACCAGCTATGCGATCCCTTTATGGACGCGCGATTTGGAAAGATCGAAAAGATTGATGTGGCTTACCTACGACGAAACCCCCGTGTTGACATTAGCGACGAGACCAAGATCAACGCCGATCAGAAGGCGGCTGATGAGTTTTACGCTGACAAGGTTGACGGGACGAACAACTTCATCTCCGAAGTCTTCTTTCTCACAGTCGCTGCGCACCACTATGGTACCGAAGCGGCGCAAGAACAGATCGGACCGATGCGGAAGACGATCAAGAGAGGTGAGGAGGAGCTCAAAGCCATGGAAGCAGAGCGACACAAATACGTGAACGACCCGCGATACCTG GCTAAATACGAAGAGAGTCTCCAAAGGTACAAAAACCATCTCGACAACATGGCTAGCCGAATTCACGCAACCGAAGGTATTTTGCTGGACGATCTGAATCAAGCTCGGTCGATGCAGTTCATGCGATACGTGATTGTGTGGCTGCTGCGTCTTGCCACCGGACAGAACCTCCCGACAGCACAGCTGCAGCTTCCTTTGCCGGAGACGCAAGCGGATGTGTTCAGATTCTTGCCGGAGTACTTCTTGGAGGATATCGTCGACAACTTCAAGTTCATCACACGGCACATGCCAAATATCATCACGCCACAGCAGTCCGAGGAGCTGGTGCAAGTCTGCATCACCTTCCTCAGGAGCACAGAATACGTCAAGAACCCTGGTGTCAAATCCGGACTGGTGACGATCCTCTTCACCGGCGTCTATCCATGGGGTCACAACAGACGCGGAATTCTGGGCGACCAGCTGATTGGATCGTCCTTCGCCCACAAACACCTGCTTCATGCCCTAATGAAGTTCTACATCGAGGCCGAAAACACTGGAACGCATACGCAGTTCTACGACAAGTTTAACATTCGCTTCGAGATCTTCCAGGTCATCAAATGCATCTGGGTCAACACCATCTACCGCGAAAACTTGGCTAAAGAGGCCCGAGTGAATACCGAGTTCTTCGTTCGATTCGTCAACATGATTGTCAACGACGTCAACTTTGTACTGGACGAGAGTCTGGGAAGCTTACGCAAGATCAACGAGCTCACCAAGGAGCTTGCCGACCCTGTCCACATGCAAGGTCTCAGCGAGGAGCAGCGAAAGGAGAAGCAGGAGCTGCTTGACGATCAGAAGGGAAAG GCCAGGAGCTACATGGGTCTCACCACCGAGTCGATGGAGACTCTCGTACTTTTCACTGAGACACTACCCGATTCCTTCACAGCAAAGGAGATCGTCACACGACTAGTGGACATGTTGGACTACAACCTCATGACACTCGTCGGACCCAAGAGCAAAGATCTCAAGGTCGACAACATGCAAGAAGAGTACAAGTTCAACCCACGACAGCTTCTCAGCGACTTCATCACAGTCTACGTCAACCTCGGAGAGAAGCAGAACTTCATCGAAGCCATCGCCGACGACGACCGCTCCTACAAACCCGAACACTTCGACAAGGCCGCCAACATCATGAAAGACAAAGCAATGAAGAGCCCAGAAGAGCTACGTGCGTGGGAGCGACTTGGCAAGAAAATCGCAGAGGTCAAACAAGCCAAGGCCGACGAAGAAGAGGACCTCGGAGAGATTCCAGAAGAGTTCCTCGATCCCCTCATCGGCGACCTACTCACTGATCCAGTGTACCTCCCGACCAGCAGAACCACTGTCAACAGATCTACTATCCGACAACAACTGTTGAATGTACCCGAAGACCCCTTCAATCGCATGCATTTGACGATGGATCAGGTTGTGGCAGTACCGGAAGTATTGGAGAAGATCGAGAAGTGGAAGGCAGAGCGGCGCGCAGAGAAGGCCGAGAAGATGGACACCACTTAA
- a CDS encoding MFS transporter prlL, which translates to MSNEKDTTKADNILAAPKVEATALRSHSIDEHAQDVAGYDHDLMSARTLLSYEEERKLLRRVDWHLMPLCALIFMVKNIDANNAANARIMNRGTSRNILTELGMTGDEYNFVSTVYFIPFIVFEIPSNLVMKKMLPSRFQSDLGHCPSISCCCIVEEWLVYARFFLGLCEAGMFPGIILQLTYWYRADEMTMRLLIYCSLEFFANVVSAVLAFGFDHISGRGGLSGWQWFFLVEGVITIAFGALLWFVLPDFPEQAKWLSDKEKAFLQARLPANAPRSSEMNFNWREVIETLKDQRLWLFTLVFIAKTVGASDLTFYLPTIVADLGLTSIAESQLLTIPASVLPIILIAIASLLTTRFNIPLPLIPLTYMTITLAMYAILHTYPNNGGVYAATIIAGGLGNAWYPSMWPWRLQTTSKATGNAFAIAFTNSLGGIGSLIGPQIFRMKYAPKYGVSFAVAMAFTGFCVVMTGWTWWVTRLTERRTREIRRERMKAGLKGEVVLGDVDIGADLERKRRRGDA; encoded by the exons ATGTCTAACGAGAAAGATACCACAAAGGCAGACAACATCCTCGCAGCGCCCAAAGTCGAAGCCACAGCGCTCCGCTCCCACTCCATCGACGAACATGCCCAAGATGTGGCTGGTTACGACCACGACCTCATGTCCGCACGgactctcctctcctacgAAGAAGAACGAAAGCTCCTGCGACGAGTCGATTGGCACCTCATGCCCCTCTGCGCGTTAATTTTCATGGTGAAGAACATCGACGCCAACAATGCTGCCAATGCTCGCATCATGAATCGCGGCACTTCGAGGAACATCCTGACAGAATTGGGCATGACGGGGGACGAGTATAATTTTGTGAGTACGGTTTATTTT ATTCCATTCATTGTTTTTGAGATTCCGAGCAACCTGGTTATGAAGAAGATGTTGCCGAGTCGGTTTCAGA GTGACCTGGGGCATTGCCCTAGCATTTCATGCTGCTGTATCGTCGAAGAATGGCTTGTATATGCGAGGTTCTTCCTGGGGTTG TGTGAGGCGGGAATGTTTCCCGGGATCATTTTGCAGCTGACGTATTGGTATCGGGCTGATGAG ATGACGATGCGGCTTTTGATCTACT GCTCCTTGGAGTTCTTTGCCAACGTCGTCAGTGCTGTGTTGGCTTTCGGCTTCGACCACATATCTGGACGGGGAGGGCTGTCAGGATGGCAATG GTTCTTCTTAGTCGAAGGGGTGATCACGATTGCATTCGGCGCCCTACTGTGGTTCGTCCTCCCAGACT TCCCAGAACAAGCCAAATGGCTCAGCGACAAGGAGAAAGCCTTTCTCCAGGCTCGACTTCCGGCCAACGCACCACGATCAAGTGAGATGAACTTCAACTGGAGAGAGGTTATTGAAACACTCAAAGATCAACGCCTCTGGCTTTTCACTCTGGTCTTCATCGCTAAGACCGTGGGCGCTTCTGATCTCACTTTCTACCTACCCACCATCGTCGCCGACCTGGGACTCAC CTCCATCGCCGAATCCCAGCTCCTGACAATCCCCGCCTCAGTCCTGCCCATAATCCTCATCGCAATCGCCTCACTCCTCACCACCCGCTTCAACATCCCCCTCCCGTTAATCCCTCTAACCTACATGACCATAACCCTCGCCATGTACGCCATCCTCCACACCTACCCCAACAACGGCGGTGTCTACGCCGCAACCATCATCGCCGGCGGTCTCGGCAACGCCTGGTATCCCTCCATGTGGCCGTGGCGTCTTCAGACCACCTCCAAGGCTACGGGGAACGCTTTCGCTATTGCGTTTACGAACTCGCTAGGGGGTATTGGGAGCTTGATTGGACCACAGATCTTTCGGATGAAGTATGCGCCGAAGTATGGGGTGAGCTTTGCGGTGGCGATGGCGTTTACGGGGTTCTGTGTAGTTATGACGGGGTGGACTTGGTGGGTTACGAGGCTTACGGAGAGGAGGACGAGGGAGATTAGGAGAGAGAGGATGAAGGCTGGGTTGAAAGGGGAGGTTGTGTTGGGGGATGTGGATATTGGAGCAGATTTGGAGAGGAAGCGGAGAAGGGGTGATGCGTAG
- a CDS encoding 2-aminomuconic semialdehyde dehydrogenase: MDQGSTFDQVKALCAAYAKHLHKNHHAIATVMTAYQSYSVTADEIERSIECLTSIDEIKRHLVTGRTKRVCTFFPLNLPVYSLVLFAVVPSLISDEVFLRPPQKMIPVFRQLLGSLCLAEFFPNIHVSFSDRETFVRELVADADVTIFTGKESNVRLVLQKTRKNSIFLFNGWGCNPIVVAADADIAKAASKAAEAKLFNARQDCAGPDNILVHKSVADQFLAQLQHKVSQAKVGSYSDPDVLVGRIAEDSALVRLASFLLKHQDKIVYGDGIDFANTIVWPTTIVAPLAEQTNYEEFFSPIFYINIFDDDDQLARYFDSPQYKANDMYVSLFGTSAYVKTLTKSIVYHEQTILDVERGNHAYGGYSFGASFVASNGMTDPRPILVPKEISEFIQGQAKAQNPISTTPKKLSAAQQKCIQRDVTDFITQHFGDNLVFGFVFGSLLANKATNASDIDNMIVLKIHNAEQEDAYLMWLRKYHAEMGMTFDSVYPTESSRRHTSMSALL, encoded by the coding sequence ATGGACCAGGGATCGACCTTCGACCAGGTGAAGGCGCTCTGCGCTGCCTACGCCAAGCATCTCCACAAGAACCATCATGCCATCGCAACCGTCATGACTGCCTACCAGAGCTACTCCGTCACAGCAGACGAAATCGAGCGCAGCATCGAGTGCTTGACGTCTATCGACGAGATCAAACGACACCTCGTCACTGGTCGTACCAAGCGGGTTTGTACTTTCTTCCCCTTGAATCTGCCCGTCTACTCTCTGGTCCTCTTCGCCGTGGTGCCATCTCTCATCAGCGACGAGGTCTTCCTTCGTCCCCCTCAGAAGATGATCCCTGTGTTCCGACAGCTACTCGGCAGTCTATGCCTGGCAGAATTCTTCCCGAACATTCACGTGTCGTTCAGCGATCGAGAGACGTTCGTTCGAGAACTCGTGGCAGATGCTGACGTGACTATTTTCACAGGTAAGGAGTCGAATGTGAGACTTGTTTTGCAGAAGACGAGGAAGAATAGCATCTTCCTCTTCAATGGCTGGGGTTGTAATCCGATCGTAGTAGCAGCAGATGCCGATATTGCAAAGGCTGCTTCGAAAGCTGCAGAAGCTAAGCTCTTCAATGCTCGACAAGACTGTGCTGGACCTGACAATATCCTGGTCCACAAGTCTGTCGCTGACCAGTTCCTAGCACAGCTTCAACATAAGGTGAGTCAGGCGAAGGTAGGTTCCTACAGTGACCCCGATGTCCTCGTCGGTCGAATCGCCGAAGATTCTGCTCTTGTCCGTCTCGCGTCCTTCCTGCTCAAGCATCAAGACAAGATCGTTTACGGAGACGGCATCGACTTCGCGAACACGATCGTCTGGCCAACTACGATTGTCGCACCACTTGCCGAGCAGACCAACTACGAGGAATTCTTCAGCCCGATCTTCTACATCAACATCTTCGACGACGACGATCAGCTTGCCCGTTACTTCGACTCGCCGCAGTACAAGGCTAACGATATGTACGTCTCGTTGTTCGGCACGTCTGCGTATGTCAAGACTCTCACCAAGTCGATAGTATACCACGAGCAGACGATCCTTGATGTCGAGCGTGGCAATCATGCCTATGGCGGCTACTCCTTCGGCGCCTCGTTTGTTGCTAGCAACGGTATGACCGATCCGCGTCCTATCTTAGTGCCAAAGGAGATATCGGAGTTCATCCAAGGCCAGGCAAAAGCACAAAACCCGATCTCGACCACCCCCAAAAAGCTATCAGCGGCCCAGCAGAAGTGCATCCAACGCGACGTCACAGACTTCATCACTCAGCACTTCGGCGACAACCTCGTCTTCGGCTTCGTCTTCGGAAGCCTTCTAGCGAACAAAGCCACCAACGCCAGCGACATCGACAACATGATCGTCCTGAAGATCCACAACGCCGAGCAGGAGGACGCCTACCTCATGTGGTTACGCAAGTACCACGCAGAGATGGGCATGACTTTCGACTCCGTCTATCCCACCGAGTCTTCACGCAGACACACCTCGATGTCAGCCTTGCTATAG
- a CDS encoding R3H domain-containing protein 2, with translation MAFAPASASADIKKERLSFAKIAAAGIKPPSTQLTSNNNNTNSNAQQKQDITSQPRDGAPIVTPSNGHTQPPNLPKPKKIVQLVSRGPQDIQKSDMATKSSPEVHVQMVESVPQQQRHHAPEGSLVPAPDDSGTQISSSSGSNKPQSLDGKSVASGTNFTLDEKDSLRPDDSASVKAVDEDDMFSPPGSGLLNSRIGSDDGVRAAFRDQLREISSAEARGRPQMLSTSSRGVLYVPPQGPGIGAVPNVVRSIPEDGAVGVECPPDQKLLEALDNPRDRVWVLKLEQDVIDFVKDPKESSMTLPQCHSFYRLLAHKMADYYMLGHHIEDQSAAVRLYKTPDCRIPPPLTATAPSTAVSTPPPTAPAMKILRRDNGPAIANGSNMPSKSGSENGDSGDEKKTKGPVSREEREARYEAARLRIMGSAKPGDVTEVPKEKQDSRASSTTGKKKKNKARLDDDDGFEARSAYANFYTPPYGSDGQQAQSSYNYPDFTDGAHGQYADPYGTPVPAGVNVRAPMQQGEHTTWTQQSFDPAQAWAQGQPGGYDLLADFQRSMTFQNQIPAPTSSSMGHNTAYGSQYYGGASAWPQQQYEIPTQSPQSGYGYNITSPSQYSQQQQEHSYAFGQLPSQAFPGKAPSMTEHPLPGSYKGKHFNPQSQSFIPGQANTGRPYTPQQGLNGSNNAFTPSFSSPAQLQRQTSAQSQSSTFGSPHHGSPHHHSPHAIQNRPQNQAPLMHPLPQPVFPRQPSPSLPLPPKPGATPQQHPFANGMSPPNNQQNQSLLAKWGTPASLPAKPSISAEQYEAMKAQQMPRQTFCNPAAAFSARLPNVPSPAYPSFGSMPQPGPGQIVNGSYTGGNRRM, from the exons ATGGCGTTTGCTCCAGCGTCGGCCTCAGCCGACATCAAGAAGGAAAGGCTTTCTTTTGCAAAG ATCGCCGCCGCAGGCATTAAGCCACCAAGTACACAGCTAACCTCTAACAACAACAATACCAACTCAAATGCTCAGCAAAAGCAAGACATAACTTCTCAGCCGCGAGACGGCGCCCCTATTGTCACTCCTTCAAACGGCCACACGCAACCGCCGAATCTACCTAAACCCAAGAAAATTGTTCAACTTGTATCGCGAGGACCACAGGATATACAGAAGTCGGACATGGCTACTAAGAGCAGCCCTGAAGTGCACGTGCAGATGGTCGAGTCTGTTCCACAGCAGCAACGGCATCATGCACCAGAAGGCTCGCTAGTGCCTGCACCAGATGACAGCGGCACTCAAATATCCTCATCAAGCGGGTCTAACAAGCCTCAGAGTCTGGACGGGAAGAGCGTCGCCTCTGGCACCAACTTCACACTCGATGAGAAGGACTCCTTACGACCTGACGACAGTGCCAGTGTCAAAGCGGTGGATGAAGATGATATGTTCTCACCCCCTGGATCTGGCTTGCTCAACTCTCGCATTGGATCGGATGATGGCGTGCGAGCTGCTTTCAGGGACCAGCTCCGTGAGATATCATCCGCAGAAGCTCGTGGACGACCTCAGATGCTCAGTACTTCGTCCAGAGGTGTACTCTATGTTCCACCTCAAGGACCTGGTATAGGCGCTGTGCCGAACGTCGTGCGAAGCATACCGGAAGATGGCGCTGTCGGCGTGGAGTGCCCACCTGATCAGAAACTTCTGGAGGCCTTGGACAACCCTCGAGATCGCGTGTGGGTTTTGAAGCTGGAACAGGATGTCATTGACTTTGTCAAGGACCCGAAAGAATCCTCGATGACACTGCCACAATGCCATTCCTTCTATCGATTGCTTGCCCACAAGATGGCCGACTACTACATGCTTGGTCATCACATCGAAGACCAATCGGCTGCAGTACGTTTGTACAAGACGCCAGATTGTCGTATTCCGCCACCTTTGACAGCCACCGCTCCCTCCACTGCAGTCAGTACCCCGCCTCCTACTGCGCCGGCGATGAAGATTCTGCGCCGAGACAACGGGCCTGCTATTGCAAATGGCTCCAATATGCCTTCCAAGAGTGGTTCCGAGAATGGCGACAGTGGAGATGAGAAGAAGACGAAAGGGCCCGTGTCGCGCGAGGAGAGAGAGGCGAGGTACGAGGCTGCCAGGCTGCGCATCATGGGCTCTGCGAAGCCTGGTGATGTGACCGAGGTGCCAAAGGAGAAACAAGACTCGCGGGCCAGTTCCACCACCGgcaagaagaagaagaataAAGCACGTCTCGATGACGATGACGGCTTCGAGGCACGATCTGCTTACGCTAACTTCTACACTCCGCCATACGGCTCCGACGGCCAGCAAGCTCAATCGTCTTACAACTACCCGGACTTCACAGATGGCGCACATGGACAATATGCAGATCCTTACGGAACGCCCGTGCCCGCGGGTGTGAACGTTCGAGCTCCTATGCAACAGGGTGAACACACAACGTGGACACAACAGTCTTTCGACCCAGCACAAGCCTGGGCGCAAGGGCAGCCTGGCGGATACGATCTGTTAGCGGACTTTCAGCGATCCATGACGTTCCAGAATCAGATTCCGGCTCCCACCTCATCAAGTATGGGTCACAACACAGCTTACGGTTCACAATACTACGGCGGAGCATCAGCGTGGCCACAACAGCAGTACGAGATCCCAACGCAGTCACCTCAGTCCGGGTATGGGTACAACATCACTTCGCCTTCACAGTATAGTCAACAGCAACAAGAGCATTCGTATGCATTTGGACAACTTCCAAGCCAAGCTTTCCCAGGCAAAGCGCCCAGCATGACCGAGCATCCCCTGCCTGGAAGCTACAAGGGCAAGCACTTCAACCCGCAGAGCCAATCTTTCATACCGGGTCAAGCCAACACTGGAAGACCGTATACTCCTCAGCAAGGTCTAAATGGCAGTAACAATGCCTTCACGCCCAGCTTCAGCTCTCCGGCTCAGCTTCAACGTCAGACCTCAGCTCAGTCACAAAGCTCGACTTTCGGATCTCCACACCACGGCTCGCCACACCACCACTCGCCGCACGCAATTCAGAATCGACCGCAGAACCAGGCGCCTTTGATGCATCCCCTGCCACAGCCAGTCTTCCCAAGACAACCTTCGCCGAGCCTGCCTCTCCCTCCTAAGCCAGGTGCGACACCCCAGCAGCACCCCTTTGCCAACGGCATGAGTCCACCAAACAACCAGCAGAACCAGAGCTTGCTTGCTAAGTGGGGCACTCCGGCTTCACTGCCCGCGAAGCCATCTATATCCGCTGAGCAATACGAGGCGATGAAGGCGCAGCAGATGCCAAGGCAGACTTTCTGCAACCCAGCGGCAGCATTCTCAGCACGACTGCCAAATGTCCCGTCACCAGCATACCCGTCCTTCGGATCTATGCCACAGCCGGGACCTGGCCAGATCGTCAATGGGAGCTACACTGGTGGGAACAGGCGGATGTGA